The proteins below are encoded in one region of Triticum aestivum cultivar Chinese Spring chromosome 1B, IWGSC CS RefSeq v2.1, whole genome shotgun sequence:
- the LOC123106651 gene encoding putative cytochrome c biosynthesis ccmC-like mitochondrial protein gives MSVSLLQPYFFMSKTKSYAQILIGSRLFLTAMAIHLSLRVAPPDLQQGGNSRISYVHVPAARMSIVIYIATAINSSLFPLTKHPLFLRSSGTGTEIGAFSTLFTLVTGGFRGRPMWGTFRVWDARLTSVFILFLIYLGALRFQKLPVEPAPISIRAGPIDIPIIKSPVNWWNTSHQPGSISRSGTSIHVPMPIPILSNFANFPFSTRILFVLETRLPIPSFPESPLTEEIEAREGIPLKT, from the coding sequence ATGTCAGTTTCGTTATTACAAccttatttttttatgtcaaagaCAAAAAGCTACGCGCAAATTCTCATTGGATCTCGGTTGTTCTTAACAGCGATGGCTATTCATTTAAGTCTTCGGGTAGCACCACCAGATCTTCAACAAGGTGGAAATTCTCGTATTTCGTATGTACATGTTCCTGCGGCTCGGATGAGTATAGTTATTTATATCGCGACAGCTATAAACAGTTCCTTGTTCCCATTAACAAAACATCCCCTTTTTCTTCGCTCTTCCGGAACCGGTACAGAAATTGGTGCTTTTTCTACTTTGTTTACGTTAGTGACTGGGGGGTTTCGGGGAAGGCCTATGTGGGGTACCTTTCGGGTGTGGGATGCTCGTTTAACTTCTGTATTCATCTTGTTCCTTATTTACCTGGGTGCACTGCGTTTTCAAAAGCTTCCTGTCGAACCGGCTCCTATTTCAATCCGTGCTGGACCGATCGATATACCAATAATAAAGTCTCCAGTCAACTGGTGGAATACATCGCATCAACCTGGGAGCATTAGCCGATCTGGTACATCAATACATGTTCCTATGCCCATTCCAATCTTGTCTAACTTTGCTAACTTCCCCTTCTCTACCCGTATCTTGTTCGTTCTGGAAACACGTCTTCCTATTCCATCTTTTCCCGAATCTCCCTTAACGGAAGAAATAGAAGCTCGAGAAGGAATACCACTAAAAACCTAG